In one window of Streptomyces sp. NBC_01224 DNA:
- a CDS encoding protein phosphatase 2C domain-containing protein yields the protein MKMSQKPQETALSKCPGCEEPLEPGDLFCGACGYDLSAVPEPPQDHPTIAMAVPAENGAATTARTPAARPAAVRFDEPGGSGDFELAAPGAAPASTPSAESSAPDPRTPTAEPLSTPPAGTKLCVACRAGRVDNDGYCENCGHAQPRERDHMEQELGSVAAVSDRGLRHHRNEDSFAVSTTALPDGSPAVVAIVCDGVSSASRPDEASAAAASAANEALLESLPRGTHPQQAMHEAIVAASESVNSLAEEPGRAREHDPHRHQNAPACTLVGAVMAGGLLVVGWVGDSRVYWVPDDRTNPPARLTEDDSWAAQMVAAGLMNEAEAYADERAHAITGWLGADAYELEPHTASFKPDRSGLVVVCTDGLWNYAESAAEMAAAVPADAQLRPLHGAQVLVGHALDGGGHDNVTVALLPFAVPPQGAGSACGTT from the coding sequence GTGAAAATGTCGCAGAAGCCCCAGGAGACGGCCTTGTCGAAGTGCCCCGGCTGCGAGGAGCCGCTGGAGCCGGGGGACCTGTTCTGCGGTGCGTGCGGGTACGACCTGTCGGCCGTGCCCGAACCGCCGCAGGACCACCCGACGATCGCCATGGCCGTGCCGGCGGAGAACGGCGCGGCGACCACCGCCCGCACTCCGGCGGCCCGCCCGGCAGCGGTCCGGTTCGACGAGCCGGGTGGATCGGGTGACTTCGAGCTGGCCGCACCCGGGGCCGCGCCCGCATCCACGCCGTCCGCCGAGTCGTCTGCGCCCGACCCCCGTACGCCTACCGCGGAGCCGCTCTCCACGCCACCGGCCGGCACCAAACTGTGTGTGGCCTGTCGCGCCGGCCGTGTCGACAACGACGGCTACTGCGAGAACTGCGGTCACGCCCAGCCACGCGAGCGCGACCACATGGAGCAGGAGCTCGGTTCGGTGGCCGCCGTCAGCGACCGGGGCCTGCGCCACCACCGCAACGAGGACTCGTTCGCGGTGTCGACCACCGCCCTGCCCGACGGTTCACCGGCCGTCGTCGCGATCGTCTGTGACGGCGTCTCATCGGCGAGCCGCCCCGACGAGGCGTCGGCGGCCGCCGCGAGCGCCGCCAACGAAGCGCTTCTGGAGTCGCTGCCGCGCGGCACCCATCCGCAACAGGCGATGCACGAGGCGATCGTCGCAGCCTCGGAGTCGGTCAACTCCCTGGCCGAGGAGCCCGGCCGGGCCAGGGAGCACGACCCGCACCGCCACCAGAACGCCCCGGCGTGCACCCTGGTCGGCGCGGTGATGGCGGGCGGTCTGCTGGTCGTCGGCTGGGTCGGCGACAGCCGCGTCTACTGGGTGCCGGACGACCGCACCAACCCGCCCGCCCGGCTGACCGAGGACGACTCCTGGGCCGCGCAGATGGTGGCGGCCGGCCTGATGAACGAGGCCGAGGCGTACGCGGACGAGCGCGCCCACGCCATCACGGGGTGGCTCGGCGCCGACGCGTACGAACTGGAGCCGCACACCGCGTCCTTCAAACCGGACCGGTCCGGTCTCGTGGTGGTGTGCACGGACGGCCTGTGGAACTACGCGGAGTCGGCGGCCGAGATGGCCGCGGCGGTGCCGGCCGATGCCCAGCTGCGGCCGTTGCACGGCGCCCAGGTGCTGGTGGGTCATGCACTCGACGGTGGGGGCCACGACAACGTAACAGTGGCTCTGCTGCCGTTCGCGGTACCGCCTCAGGGGGCAGGATCGGCCTGCGGCACCACATGA
- a CDS encoding tetratricopeptide repeat protein, translating into MSVRSSGSSTGASSGRGRLGAGLVQVPDVPRPDPRSAVMENPEVPERKRFCSRSDCGAPVGRARGERAGRTEGFCTKCGHPYSFVPKLHEGDIVHGQYEVAGCLAHGGLGWVYLAVDRAVSDRWVVLKGLLDTGDQDAMAAAISERRFLAEIEHSNIVRIYNFVEHLDQRTGSLDGYIVMEYVGGKALKEIANERRTPAGKRDPLPVEQACAYGIEALEALGHLHSRNLLYCDFKVDNAIQTENQLKLIDMGAVRRMDDDESAIYGTVGYQAPEVAEVGPSVASDLYTVARTLAVLTFDFQGYTNVFVDSLPDPDNIEVFRTYESFYRLLVRATDPDPARRFASAAEMAEQLTGVLREVVSLQTGRPRPALSTLFGTEVRVTDTQLFAELTDDVSRLGARAVAPASSGRFGRRRNGSAAGATPGAAAVPPAGPGPGAPPAGFPPVPGYAAAGAGPLTAPPTHVQAGNGAGQSGAAFSYAQTRAAIPAPRVPAADPGAPSGPYVPSGPRPAGFDARATSLALPVPRVDASDPNAGFLAGLMATAPAELIAALNAVPAASLETRLRELRARLEMHEPGAAGQTLAALEGQHSDDWRVVWYRGITSLVTGDNENAALSFDAVYDAFPGEPAPKLALGICAEVLGQLDNAAEYYRLVWTTDPSFVSAAFGLARVQIAAGDRGGAVTTLESVPEASIHYTAARVAAVRARLRERSPDEPLIADLTAAADQVSGLAGFGLDAVRREQLSTEVLGMALDWVLSGSPTAQSSAPQPHAPAGPPGPRTLLGSELDERGLRFGLERSYRMLARLAEPGDERIELVERANRFRPRTWV; encoded by the coding sequence GTGTCGGTCCGTTCCTCCGGTTCGTCCACGGGCGCGTCGTCCGGCCGGGGGAGGCTGGGCGCGGGCCTGGTGCAGGTGCCGGACGTGCCGCGCCCCGACCCGCGCTCCGCGGTGATGGAGAACCCGGAGGTGCCGGAGCGCAAGCGCTTCTGTTCGCGTTCGGACTGCGGGGCCCCGGTGGGCCGGGCGCGCGGCGAACGGGCGGGCCGCACGGAGGGGTTCTGCACCAAGTGCGGCCATCCGTACTCCTTCGTGCCCAAGCTCCACGAAGGCGACATCGTGCACGGCCAGTACGAGGTCGCGGGCTGTCTGGCGCACGGCGGACTCGGCTGGGTCTATCTCGCGGTCGACCGTGCGGTGTCCGACCGCTGGGTGGTCCTCAAGGGCCTGCTCGACACGGGTGACCAGGACGCCATGGCGGCCGCCATCTCGGAGCGCCGCTTCCTCGCCGAGATCGAGCACTCCAACATCGTCCGGATCTACAACTTCGTCGAGCATCTCGACCAGCGCACCGGCTCGCTCGACGGCTACATCGTGATGGAGTACGTCGGCGGCAAGGCGCTCAAGGAGATCGCGAACGAGCGCCGTACCCCGGCCGGGAAGCGCGATCCGCTGCCGGTCGAGCAGGCGTGCGCGTACGGCATCGAGGCGCTGGAGGCGCTCGGCCATCTGCACAGCCGCAACCTGCTGTACTGCGACTTCAAGGTCGACAACGCGATCCAGACCGAGAATCAGCTGAAGCTGATCGACATGGGCGCGGTCCGCAGAATGGACGACGACGAGTCGGCCATCTACGGCACGGTGGGGTATCAGGCGCCGGAGGTAGCGGAGGTCGGCCCTTCGGTCGCCTCCGATCTGTACACGGTCGCACGGACGCTCGCGGTGCTCACCTTCGACTTCCAGGGCTACACCAACGTCTTCGTGGACTCGCTGCCGGACCCGGACAACATCGAGGTGTTCCGGACCTATGAGTCGTTCTACCGGCTGTTGGTGCGGGCCACCGACCCGGATCCGGCGCGGCGGTTCGCCTCTGCCGCGGAGATGGCGGAGCAGTTGACGGGTGTGCTGCGCGAGGTGGTGTCGCTGCAGACGGGGCGACCGCGGCCTGCGCTGTCGACGCTGTTCGGTACGGAAGTACGGGTCACGGACACGCAGTTGTTCGCCGAGCTGACGGACGATGTGTCGCGGCTGGGGGCACGGGCTGTCGCTCCGGCGTCCTCGGGGCGCTTCGGGCGGCGGCGGAACGGGTCGGCGGCCGGTGCGACCCCGGGCGCTGCCGCCGTGCCGCCCGCGGGGCCGGGGCCGGGCGCGCCGCCCGCGGGTTTTCCGCCCGTACCCGGGTACGCCGCGGCGGGTGCCGGTCCGCTGACCGCGCCGCCCACCCACGTACAGGCGGGCAACGGGGCTGGCCAGAGCGGTGCGGCCTTCTCGTACGCGCAGACCCGGGCCGCGATTCCGGCCCCCCGTGTCCCGGCCGCCGATCCCGGTGCGCCATCGGGGCCGTACGTCCCGAGCGGCCCCCGGCCGGCCGGGTTCGACGCACGGGCCACCTCGCTCGCGCTGCCCGTGCCCCGGGTCGACGCGAGCGACCCCAACGCGGGCTTCCTCGCCGGACTGATGGCCACCGCCCCCGCCGAACTGATTGCCGCATTGAACGCCGTACCCGCGGCCTCGCTGGAGACCCGGCTGCGTGAGCTGCGTGCCCGTCTGGAGATGCACGAACCCGGCGCCGCGGGGCAGACCCTGGCAGCGCTGGAGGGCCAGCACTCGGACGACTGGCGGGTCGTCTGGTACCGCGGCATCACCTCGCTGGTGACCGGTGACAACGAGAACGCGGCGCTCTCCTTCGACGCGGTGTACGACGCGTTCCCCGGCGAGCCGGCGCCCAAGCTGGCGCTGGGGATCTGCGCGGAGGTCCTGGGCCAGCTGGACAACGCCGCCGAGTACTACCGCCTGGTGTGGACGACCGACCCGAGCTTCGTCAGCGCCGCGTTCGGCCTGGCCCGGGTGCAGATCGCCGCCGGGGACCGGGGCGGCGCCGTGACGACGCTGGAGTCCGTGCCGGAGGCGTCGATCCACTACACGGCGGCCAGGGTCGCCGCGGTGCGGGCGCGGCTGCGTGAACGGTCCCCGGACGAACCGCTGATCGCCGATCTGACGGCCGCCGCCGACCAGGTCTCGGGGCTGGCCGGTTTCGGTCTGGACGCGGTGCGTCGCGAGCAGTTGTCGACAGAAGTGCTGGGGATGGCGCTCGACTGGGTACTCTCCGGTAGTCCAACGGCTCAGTCCTCGGCTCCGCAGCCGCACGCGCCTGCCGGGCCGCCCGGGCCGAGAACCCTGCTCGGCAGTGAGTTGGACGAGCGCGGCCTGCGTTTCGGGCTGGAGCGTTCGTACCGGATGCTCGCCCGGCTTGCAGAGCCCGGCGACGAGAGGATCGAACTGGTGGAGCGGGCCAACCGTTTCCGCCCCCGGACGTGGGTGTGA
- a CDS encoding glutamate ABC transporter substrate-binding protein, giving the protein MAVACAVTASLTLLPLSHGGAGAFGGDTSGPGTAQAVQARAGDCTDPEASLLPSSADGPSIAKIRARGKLIAGVDQNSFRWGYRNPENRELEGFDIDLVRAIAKDILGDPDAVIFRAIPTNQRIAALENDKVDVVVRTMTINCTRLEQVSFSTAYFQTGQQVLAPKESLITGFDKSLAGKRICTAEGSTAYEALQKQSFGSVFKDPHDGTDADEDQLTVPNQLDCLVRLQLGEVDAIVTDNALAAGQAAQDPAVELKGDKPFTTEYYGVATKRGANDLVARVNQVLVDYRRGGANSPWMRSYRNWLEDGLPGITAPPAPKYRSN; this is encoded by the coding sequence ATGGCCGTGGCCTGCGCGGTGACGGCCTCGCTCACCCTGCTGCCGCTCTCCCACGGCGGCGCCGGCGCCTTCGGCGGTGACACCTCGGGGCCGGGTACGGCGCAGGCGGTGCAGGCCCGGGCCGGCGACTGCACGGACCCGGAGGCGAGCCTGCTTCCGTCGAGCGCCGACGGTCCGAGCATCGCGAAGATCAGGGCGCGCGGAAAGCTGATCGCGGGCGTCGACCAGAACAGCTTCCGCTGGGGATACCGCAATCCGGAGAACCGCGAGCTCGAAGGCTTCGACATCGATCTGGTGCGGGCCATCGCCAAGGACATCCTGGGCGACCCCGACGCGGTGATCTTCCGGGCCATCCCCACCAACCAGAGGATCGCCGCCCTGGAGAACGACAAGGTCGATGTCGTCGTCCGAACGATGACGATCAACTGCACCCGGCTGGAACAGGTCTCGTTCTCCACGGCCTACTTCCAGACCGGGCAGCAGGTCCTCGCGCCGAAGGAGTCGCTGATCACCGGGTTCGACAAGTCCCTGGCCGGCAAGCGGATCTGCACCGCCGAGGGCTCCACCGCGTACGAGGCCCTGCAGAAGCAGTCGTTCGGCTCGGTCTTCAAGGACCCGCACGACGGCACCGACGCGGACGAGGACCAGCTCACCGTCCCCAACCAGCTGGACTGCCTGGTGCGGCTGCAACTGGGCGAGGTCGACGCGATCGTCACGGACAACGCGCTGGCGGCCGGCCAGGCCGCCCAGGACCCTGCGGTCGAGCTCAAGGGCGACAAGCCGTTCACCACCGAGTACTACGGCGTGGCGACGAAGCGCGGTGCGAACGACCTGGTGGCCCGGGTCAACCAGGTGCTGGTCGACTACCGCAGAGGTGGTGCGAACAGCCCCTGGATGCGGTCGTACCGGAATTGGCTGGAGGACGGCCTGCCGGGGATAACGGCGCCGCCGGCCCCCAAGTACCGGAGCAACTGA